In one Thalassoroseus pseudoceratinae genomic region, the following are encoded:
- a CDS encoding exo-alpha-sialidase — MRYRLLLTAMFVTVSAHAYGEDADRIVLSDQVRERCLKVLRVGMRGEEFWPSIHAAEGLTLAGHGAEVIEFLTPKLATDKDDQHRCGIARELVRAGDRAKADIMLKILSSDDPHGHVHAAESLYKVVEIGDGKALRKAFEQDQNIPQKLMAAGALGRCGNPQAMSYLRESLNHDDPNVLRIAVWILGRIGDSSDVPLLKKQLPRCQEDLLKAYVNHSLATLGDDEGLAALAANLKDEDGAVRTYAATFAGDARALSLADSLVDLLDDEHPDAAYRAAQSLLMLAGPPPQEVTEDISQIVYRATPKNPRYTEGSIVALGNGDLLFAVTEFQDGGSDFAKAHIVARRSSDGGRTWGEKKVLQENTGGMNVMSVTLRRLPDGSIGLFYLQKNSHDDLKMFVRHSTDEAETFRDPIPVTTDDGYHVINNDRITVLSSGRLLAPAASTPDVQKVNHFVCRCYLSDDNGHTWRKGTGEVDAPKRGAMEPEVAELKDGRLLMLVRNQLGFVGKSYSEDGGETWSKMTSLGVQGPEAPATLRRIPSTGDLLLIWNNTYTKNAGHGGRRTPLTAAISRDEGNSWTIVNNLEANPQRTYSYTSLTFVGHRAVMSYWESGPGKGQYSCRFRSLPVAWFYSK; from the coding sequence ATGAGATATCGACTGCTATTGACTGCGATGTTTGTGACCGTCTCGGCACACGCATATGGCGAGGATGCTGACCGGATTGTGTTGTCGGATCAGGTTCGTGAACGCTGCCTGAAGGTTCTTCGAGTCGGAATGCGTGGAGAGGAGTTTTGGCCGTCCATTCACGCTGCCGAAGGACTCACGCTCGCCGGGCATGGTGCGGAGGTGATCGAATTTCTGACGCCAAAACTGGCGACAGATAAAGACGACCAGCATCGTTGTGGAATCGCACGCGAGTTGGTCCGAGCGGGTGACCGAGCCAAAGCAGATATCATGTTGAAAATTCTGTCCAGTGACGATCCGCATGGCCACGTGCATGCTGCCGAAAGTCTTTACAAAGTGGTCGAAATTGGCGATGGGAAAGCGTTACGGAAGGCGTTTGAGCAAGACCAGAACATCCCGCAGAAACTGATGGCCGCCGGAGCTTTAGGGAGATGTGGGAATCCGCAGGCCATGAGCTATCTGCGAGAATCCCTCAATCACGATGACCCAAACGTCTTGCGAATCGCGGTTTGGATTCTCGGACGTATTGGGGATTCCAGCGATGTTCCATTGTTGAAGAAACAATTGCCGCGTTGCCAAGAAGACTTGTTAAAGGCGTATGTCAATCATTCACTTGCCACCCTTGGTGACGACGAAGGATTGGCTGCATTGGCTGCCAACCTGAAAGATGAAGACGGAGCCGTCCGCACGTACGCCGCCACATTTGCCGGTGATGCTCGGGCGCTGAGCCTTGCCGATTCGCTTGTTGATTTGCTCGACGATGAACACCCCGATGCTGCGTATCGTGCAGCACAGTCGCTGCTCATGCTCGCAGGGCCACCGCCGCAGGAGGTCACAGAGGACATTTCTCAAATCGTGTATCGGGCGACACCGAAGAACCCTCGCTACACAGAAGGTTCCATTGTGGCGTTGGGAAATGGGGATTTGTTGTTCGCGGTTACGGAGTTTCAGGACGGTGGCAGCGATTTTGCGAAGGCCCACATCGTGGCGCGGCGATCGTCTGATGGCGGGCGAACATGGGGCGAGAAGAAAGTTCTTCAGGAAAACACCGGCGGCATGAACGTGATGAGCGTAACGCTGCGTCGTCTTCCGGACGGCTCAATTGGCCTGTTCTACCTCCAGAAGAACAGCCACGATGATCTCAAAATGTTCGTCCGTCATTCGACCGATGAAGCAGAGACATTTCGTGATCCCATCCCAGTCACGACCGACGACGGCTATCATGTGATCAATAACGATCGGATCACCGTCCTGTCGTCCGGGCGATTGCTGGCCCCCGCCGCTTCCACTCCGGATGTGCAGAAGGTGAACCACTTTGTCTGTCGCTGTTATCTCTCCGATGACAACGGACACACCTGGCGAAAAGGCACAGGTGAAGTCGATGCACCCAAACGTGGGGCGATGGAACCGGAAGTCGCCGAACTGAAGGACGGTCGCTTATTGATGCTTGTCCGGAACCAACTTGGCTTCGTCGGCAAGAGTTACTCGGAAGACGGTGGCGAAACCTGGAGCAAGATGACGTCGCTAGGTGTTCAAGGCCCCGAAGCCCCAGCCACATTGCGGCGGATTCCCTCCACTGGCGACTTGCTGCTCATTTGGAACAACACGTACACCAAAAACGCCGGGCATGGCGGTAGACGGACGCCGCTGACCGCCGCGATCAGCCGTGATGAGGGGAATTCGTGGACGATCGTGAATAATTTAGAAGCGAACCCGCAGCGGACATATTCCTATACCAGCCTGACTTTTGTTGGCCATAGAGCCGTCATGAGCTACTGGGAGAGTGGACCGGGCAAGGGACAATACTCATGCCGTTTCCGTTCGCTGCCGGTTGCTTGGTTTTACTCCAAGTAG
- a CDS encoding DUF3500 domain-containing protein, with protein MKNQSKKLVALAVILVPIVAISLYAQRGPRGGGGASLSEPFRGIAAGDEIEKGLFKIESTGVSTKPVVDAANAFLDGLTEQQRKRTTFPVDDSEWRKWDNRHSPKRQGVGFDEMNEDQRTLAFDLMRESLSAKGLKLSKDIMKLNGTLAELANNYDEYGEWLYWITVMGEPSETEPWGWQIDGHHLVINYFVLGDQVVMSPVFIGSEPIHAKSGKFEGTIIMQDEQNAGLEFMQSLNKSQQMEATITDAKSGTNNLTEAYKDNVNLDYAGIPASKLDEKQQAALLDLIGQYVGNMRRGHAKVKMSEVKKHLDRTYFGWIGDVSDDAVFYYRIHSPVVLIEFDHQRRVAPFRTRKPTRDHIHAVIRTPNGNDYGKDLLRQHIEHDHPH; from the coding sequence ATGAAAAACCAATCGAAAAAACTTGTTGCCCTTGCGGTGATTCTCGTTCCGATCGTCGCCATCAGTCTCTACGCTCAACGCGGACCGAGAGGTGGCGGCGGAGCTTCGTTGTCTGAACCGTTTCGGGGAATTGCCGCGGGAGATGAAATCGAAAAGGGACTCTTCAAGATTGAATCGACAGGTGTGAGCACCAAACCGGTTGTCGATGCGGCGAATGCCTTCTTGGACGGTCTGACCGAACAACAACGAAAACGAACGACGTTTCCCGTTGACGACTCGGAATGGCGAAAATGGGACAACAGACACTCGCCGAAACGGCAGGGTGTCGGTTTCGATGAGATGAATGAAGACCAACGCACGTTGGCGTTCGATTTGATGCGTGAGAGTCTCAGTGCCAAAGGGTTGAAACTGTCGAAAGACATTATGAAGCTGAACGGAACTCTGGCGGAACTTGCTAACAACTACGACGAATACGGCGAGTGGCTGTATTGGATTACGGTGATGGGTGAACCGTCAGAAACCGAGCCGTGGGGATGGCAAATTGACGGTCATCACCTCGTCATTAACTACTTTGTGCTGGGTGACCAAGTCGTGATGTCGCCGGTGTTCATTGGTAGCGAGCCGATTCATGCAAAGAGTGGCAAGTTCGAAGGCACAATCATCATGCAGGACGAGCAAAATGCCGGGCTCGAATTCATGCAGTCACTTAACAAATCTCAGCAGATGGAAGCGACGATCACCGACGCCAAAAGCGGGACTAACAACCTGACCGAGGCGTACAAGGACAATGTCAACCTCGACTACGCTGGAATACCCGCCTCCAAGTTGGACGAAAAGCAACAAGCAGCCTTATTGGATCTGATTGGGCAATACGTCGGCAACATGCGGAGAGGCCACGCGAAAGTCAAAATGAGTGAAGTGAAGAAGCACCTCGATCGAACCTATTTTGGATGGATCGGTGATGTTTCCGACGATGCCGTGTTCTATTACCGAATTCACAGCCCCGTCGTTCTCATCGAGTTTGACCACCAACGTCGTGTCGCTCCCTTCCGCACTCGTAAACCGACTCGCGATCACATTCATGCTGTGATCCGCACACCGAACGGAAACGACTACGGAAAAGACCTATTGCGGCAACATATCGAGCATGACCACCCCCACTAA
- a CDS encoding DEAD/DEAH box helicase, whose protein sequence is MILSDIDTASPEECETDQTHENESTANTEPSGFGSLGLSEGLVEIVEGYGYTSPTPIQAQAIPPLLHGEDVLGQAQTGTGKTAAFALPLLDRIDLSAKYPQVLVLAPTRELAIQVAGAFEKYSGGTRQLNVLPIFGGQDYQIQLRKLKQGPQVVVGTPGRVMDHMRRGTLKLDDLRCFVLDEADEMLRMGFAEDVEWVLSHVPEKRQMALFSATMPGPIRHIAKKHLKEPTEITIEQETATADTIRQRYIVTTPREKQFALSRILEAEPVEGVIVFVKTRNTTGSLAEFLSEAGLKTAALNGDIPQNQRERIVESLRSGRIDVIVATDVAARGLDVERISHVINYDLPHDSESYVHRIGRTGRAGRSGDAILFVHPRERYSLKRLEKATRQPIEQMELPSNRVINKKRIARFHERITKALESSEMELYQSIVEQYQRDNDVAYDSLAAAMAILANGDVPLLVKDKINQASFAKDQRHSDDGRNRSRKRDRRSDIEMETYRIEVGRNHRVQPKNIVGAIANEAGIRSDGIGKIKIFDEFSTVDLPVGLPQGVVKTLQNIFIAGRKLQLSRMSGSPPARVYEQNGQRKKNSKSKPNRRQRA, encoded by the coding sequence ATGATTCTGTCCGACATTGACACTGCGTCACCCGAAGAATGTGAAACCGATCAGACGCACGAGAACGAATCGACAGCGAACACCGAACCTTCGGGTTTTGGTTCTCTCGGTCTGAGTGAGGGCCTTGTCGAGATTGTCGAAGGGTATGGTTACACATCGCCAACGCCGATTCAGGCCCAGGCAATTCCGCCACTATTGCACGGTGAGGATGTTCTCGGCCAAGCACAGACCGGCACCGGCAAGACGGCTGCGTTTGCACTTCCGTTGCTCGATCGGATCGATTTATCGGCGAAGTACCCGCAAGTCTTAGTTCTCGCACCGACACGCGAGTTGGCGATTCAAGTCGCCGGGGCTTTCGAGAAGTACTCTGGCGGCACTCGCCAGCTGAATGTTCTCCCGATTTTCGGCGGACAGGATTATCAAATCCAGTTGCGAAAATTGAAACAGGGACCACAGGTCGTGGTAGGAACTCCCGGGCGTGTGATGGACCACATGCGACGCGGCACGCTGAAGCTTGACGATCTCCGCTGCTTCGTGCTGGACGAAGCCGATGAAATGCTGCGGATGGGATTTGCAGAAGATGTCGAATGGGTTCTTAGCCACGTTCCCGAAAAACGGCAAATGGCGTTATTCTCGGCCACGATGCCAGGTCCGATCCGGCACATTGCCAAGAAGCATCTAAAAGAACCGACCGAAATCACCATCGAGCAGGAGACGGCGACCGCCGACACAATCCGTCAGCGGTACATCGTGACGACGCCCCGCGAAAAGCAATTTGCGTTGTCTCGCATTCTCGAAGCAGAACCCGTCGAAGGGGTGATTGTCTTTGTCAAAACGCGAAACACCACAGGATCGCTGGCTGAGTTTCTGTCGGAAGCGGGGCTGAAAACCGCCGCCCTGAATGGTGACATTCCGCAGAATCAACGTGAACGAATCGTCGAGAGTTTGCGGTCGGGCAGAATCGACGTGATCGTAGCCACCGATGTGGCGGCACGAGGACTCGATGTCGAACGCATCAGCCATGTCATCAACTACGACTTGCCGCACGACAGTGAATCGTATGTGCATCGAATCGGCCGAACTGGTCGAGCGGGTCGAAGTGGCGACGCAATTCTGTTTGTGCATCCTCGCGAACGGTACTCGCTCAAGCGGCTTGAAAAAGCCACTCGGCAACCAATCGAGCAGATGGAACTTCCCTCCAACCGCGTCATCAACAAGAAGCGGATTGCCCGGTTCCATGAGCGGATTACAAAAGCCCTGGAATCGAGCGAGATGGAACTTTATCAGTCGATTGTAGAGCAGTATCAGCGTGACAATGACGTTGCATACGATTCGCTAGCCGCCGCAATGGCAATCCTGGCCAATGGGGATGTTCCTCTGTTAGTCAAGGATAAGATCAATCAGGCTAGCTTCGCGAAAGACCAACGGCATTCGGACGATGGTCGGAATCGCTCTCGAAAACGAGATCGCCGGTCTGACATTGAGATGGAAACCTACCGAATTGAAGTCGGCCGAAACCACCGCGTCCAACCGAAGAACATCGTCGGTGCGATTGCTAACGAAGCGGGAATCCGTAGCGACGGTATTGGCAAGATCAAGATCTTCGATGAATTCAGCACCGTCGATCTGCCAGTGGGGCTGCCGCAAGGTGTTGTGAAAACTCTTCAAAACATTTTCATTGCCGGTCGCAAACTCCAACTATCGCGGATGTCCGGTTCGCCGCCAGCACGCGTATATGAACAGAACGGGCAACGAAAAAAGAACTCGAAGTCGAAACCGAATCGTCGCCAACGAGCGTAG
- a CDS encoding c-type heme family protein, protein MKKSLVTGSLIAVIIAAVAFNLPGQENVPSAKESSAQKEGKRNAGQKPRKAAVKRTREVVKALDDIYKRTIVLITDKYVHDTDDFAAGSAAVLLFKQISTSEFQDVRLIDATGEPYEDANVAKSEFEKQGLKALKDGKSYYEKVAMKDGKPYLQALTPVPVVLDKCIMCHPHYEDAKKNNEIIGAISYELPIK, encoded by the coding sequence ATGAAGAAGTCGCTCGTTACTGGAAGCCTAATCGCAGTGATTATCGCCGCCGTCGCATTCAACCTTCCCGGTCAGGAAAATGTTCCTTCGGCTAAGGAAAGTTCCGCACAAAAGGAGGGCAAAAGGAACGCTGGTCAAAAGCCACGCAAAGCAGCTGTCAAACGGACTCGCGAAGTTGTCAAAGCTCTTGATGACATCTACAAACGAACGATCGTTCTCATTACCGACAAATACGTGCATGACACGGACGACTTCGCGGCCGGAAGTGCGGCAGTGCTCCTGTTTAAACAAATCAGTACAAGTGAGTTTCAGGACGTACGATTGATCGATGCCACGGGCGAACCTTATGAAGATGCGAATGTCGCCAAGAGTGAGTTCGAGAAGCAAGGCCTCAAAGCTCTTAAGGACGGTAAGTCCTATTATGAAAAAGTTGCGATGAAAGATGGGAAGCCCTACCTTCAAGCTCTGACGCCAGTTCCCGTGGTCTTGGATAAGTGCATTATGTGCCATCCACATTACGAAGACGCGAAGAAGAACAACGAAATTATTGGAGCAATCAGCTATGAATTGCCCATCAAGTAG
- a CDS encoding SDR family oxidoreductase, with protein sequence MSESTIEQLFDMTGQTVLITGATGFLGQSMARAFAEAGATVVAGSRELSRAQAVAETLSGDGPHFGVELDHLSEESISDGFSAAVEAAGQVDVLVNNGQQGHAMDVTDVTAEAFSEDLQNATGYFLLARQLRDHVVSRGVAGAIVMIGSMYGVVGSYPDAYEDICTASPVQYHTLKGGIIHMTRHLAVYWAKDNVRVNCLSPGPFPSEKAPAAMVERLKQKSPMARMGQPEELKGAALLLASRAGSYITGQNLLVDGGWTAW encoded by the coding sequence ATGAGCGAGTCGACGATTGAACAACTCTTCGACATGACGGGCCAGACGGTACTGATCACGGGGGCCACTGGATTTCTCGGCCAGTCGATGGCTCGGGCTTTCGCGGAAGCGGGGGCGACGGTGGTCGCTGGAAGTCGGGAACTCTCGCGAGCACAAGCTGTCGCCGAAACGCTGTCGGGTGACGGGCCACATTTCGGGGTCGAGCTCGATCATCTTTCGGAAGAATCGATCAGCGACGGATTTTCAGCAGCTGTCGAAGCGGCAGGCCAAGTCGATGTGTTGGTCAACAATGGTCAGCAGGGGCATGCGATGGATGTCACGGATGTCACTGCCGAAGCATTTTCCGAAGACCTTCAGAATGCAACCGGCTACTTTCTGCTGGCTCGGCAACTGCGTGATCATGTGGTGTCGCGTGGAGTCGCTGGGGCGATCGTGATGATTGGTTCCATGTATGGCGTCGTGGGCTCCTACCCCGATGCCTATGAAGATATTTGCACGGCCAGCCCGGTTCAGTATCACACTTTGAAGGGCGGCATTATTCACATGACTCGGCATCTTGCGGTCTATTGGGCCAAAGACAACGTGCGAGTGAACTGCCTCAGTCCGGGGCCGTTTCCGTCCGAAAAGGCACCGGCTGCAATGGTCGAGCGACTCAAACAGAAAAGTCCGATGGCCAGAATGGGCCAACCGGAAGAACTCAAAGGCGCTGCCCTGTTACTGGCGAGTCGAGCAGGAAGCTATATCACTGGCCAGAATCTACTGGTCGATGGTGGCTGGACCGCATGGTAA
- a CDS encoding sodium:solute symporter family transporter: protein MGRGLHWIDWLIIFLYATLTILLGWFYSRRQKSTEDYFVGSGEMNPLFVGVSLFATLLSTISYLSMPGEAAGKGPVTLLGLLTYPLIFFIVGYGFIPIYMRQRATSAYELLEQRLGLSIRLLGATMFLVLRLVWMMLLVYLAANAMTVMLGADYWVINTETWSVVAGQFNDADPSTMLPGLYRWEASELRIAAVPVIVIVTGIVSVTYTTLGGLRAVVMTDFMQTVLLFGGALLVLATVTWNVGGLSWIPTQWHENWDSQPLFSTDPRTRVTIVGTFLSILTWYVATSAGDQTSVQRFMATRDASTARRALMTQLWVGATVVFTLHLVGMALLAFFETNPSALPDGMGLKTDADKLFPRFVSFELPIGVSGFVVAAMFAAAMSSIDSGVNSVTAVVTTDFLDRFGRKSESEKGSLRSAKFLALTIGIIVVVGSTYMKYIPGNITAVTAKTANLFTSPIFALFFFALFVRFAHPVGVWIATICGTATAAAIAFSGPLVVFLATYADVDPQVFGVELMTQIDPGTGEELVRSAVREVNPKTGVAELVARDPVSFQWIGPISLLVNLMVGVSVSWLLPRRNPNAKSPNTEA, encoded by the coding sequence ATGGGACGCGGCCTGCACTGGATCGACTGGCTCATCATTTTTCTCTACGCCACGCTGACCATCCTGCTGGGGTGGTTCTACAGCCGTCGCCAGAAATCGACGGAAGACTACTTCGTGGGTAGCGGGGAAATGAACCCGCTGTTTGTTGGTGTGTCGCTGTTCGCCACGTTGCTGAGCACGATTTCCTACTTGTCGATGCCAGGCGAAGCAGCTGGGAAAGGCCCCGTCACCCTGCTGGGTCTGCTCACGTACCCGCTGATCTTCTTTATCGTGGGTTACGGATTCATCCCGATCTATATGCGTCAACGGGCGACGAGTGCCTACGAACTCCTCGAGCAGCGACTTGGGCTCAGCATACGCCTGCTCGGTGCCACCATGTTTCTTGTGCTCCGGCTCGTTTGGATGATGCTATTGGTGTACCTGGCCGCCAACGCGATGACGGTGATGCTGGGAGCCGATTACTGGGTCATCAATACCGAGACTTGGTCCGTCGTGGCGGGGCAATTCAATGATGCGGATCCGTCTACGATGTTGCCAGGACTCTATCGATGGGAAGCATCCGAGCTTCGAATTGCCGCGGTCCCGGTAATTGTGATTGTTACGGGCATCGTTTCCGTAACTTATACAACTCTCGGCGGTCTGCGGGCCGTGGTCATGACGGATTTCATGCAGACCGTTCTACTCTTTGGTGGAGCGTTGTTGGTTTTGGCCACTGTGACGTGGAACGTGGGCGGTCTAAGTTGGATCCCAACGCAGTGGCACGAGAACTGGGACTCGCAACCGCTGTTCAGCACGGACCCACGGACCCGAGTCACGATCGTCGGCACGTTTCTGAGCATCTTGACGTGGTACGTCGCCACATCGGCGGGCGATCAAACGTCGGTCCAACGATTTATGGCGACCCGCGACGCATCGACCGCGAGACGAGCATTGATGACTCAACTTTGGGTCGGAGCAACCGTGGTGTTCACTTTACATCTCGTGGGCATGGCCTTGCTGGCATTCTTTGAAACCAATCCATCCGCATTGCCGGATGGAATGGGACTCAAAACGGACGCAGACAAACTATTTCCGCGTTTCGTCTCTTTCGAACTCCCGATCGGTGTCTCTGGGTTTGTCGTGGCGGCGATGTTTGCGGCGGCGATGAGTAGTATCGACTCCGGTGTGAACTCCGTGACGGCAGTGGTAACGACTGACTTCCTCGACCGATTCGGGCGAAAGTCAGAATCCGAAAAAGGCAGTCTCCGGTCCGCGAAATTCCTGGCATTGACCATCGGCATTATCGTCGTCGTTGGCAGTACCTACATGAAGTACATTCCTGGCAACATCACGGCGGTGACAGCCAAAACAGCCAACTTGTTCACGTCCCCGATCTTTGCGTTGTTCTTTTTCGCGTTGTTCGTACGGTTCGCTCATCCGGTCGGTGTGTGGATTGCGACGATCTGCGGCACGGCGACAGCGGCCGCCATCGCGTTTTCCGGACCGCTCGTCGTATTTCTGGCAACATACGCCGACGTTGATCCCCAGGTGTTCGGCGTGGAATTGATGACACAAATCGATCCTGGTACCGGCGAAGAATTAGTCCGCTCCGCGGTGCGGGAAGTCAATCCCAAAACCGGGGTCGCCGAACTCGTCGCTCGAGACCCCGTTAGCTTTCAGTGGATCGGGCCAATTTCATTGCTCGTGAATTTGATGGTGGGAGTCAGCGTCAGTTGGTTGCTACCCCGTCGAAATCCAAATGCGAAGTCACCGAACACGGAAGCATAG
- a CDS encoding Gfo/Idh/MocA family protein, whose protein sequence is MTQRKLKVTINGTGFAGDYTARVYSMIPHKNGATIELAGVTSGRRENAERFAETHRVTSVYEDHDKMLATVRPDIDNVACANFAHGQYVIEAAKSGVPVIVLEKPPVVWPGYREGRSADAKTRKHESMAYLAEVLDAVRAGGSKLLYAEDFVYLDGVKGLVELMIEAQSVDKGKLLYQRGVCAHQGSHAPAYDTPAKSGGGALFNKACHPLGPCLYLKQAEGILRDGRPIRPLKVSAVALQVLKHQPESAGEHFRVMQNVDDFGRVTVVFDDQTVAEVIGHDLSISGIKNEVSVIADFGQYDMRVNPNNEHELFLPQAEAAGDLLLREKLPTPQGTSFPRPHQFDAHGYVSEMNDAVDCALEADRTPQSGPLLAWDTMAVLMAAYESSENHGAFVDVSEFTAGREFMPEELPDPRRFGAVFQRTQG, encoded by the coding sequence ATGACGCAACGTAAGCTGAAAGTGACCATCAACGGAACTGGCTTTGCCGGTGATTACACGGCTCGGGTCTACAGCATGATTCCCCACAAGAACGGTGCCACGATTGAACTTGCCGGGGTGACGTCGGGGCGACGGGAGAACGCCGAGCGGTTTGCCGAGACTCATCGAGTCACGAGCGTTTATGAAGATCATGACAAGATGCTCGCGACTGTCCGGCCGGACATCGACAACGTCGCCTGCGCGAATTTCGCTCATGGCCAGTACGTGATTGAGGCGGCAAAGTCCGGTGTGCCGGTCATCGTGTTGGAGAAGCCACCGGTTGTCTGGCCGGGATACCGCGAGGGCCGGTCTGCTGACGCCAAGACCCGAAAACACGAGTCGATGGCGTACCTCGCTGAAGTCCTCGACGCCGTCCGAGCGGGTGGATCGAAACTTCTCTACGCCGAAGACTTCGTTTACCTGGACGGCGTCAAGGGTTTGGTCGAACTGATGATCGAAGCCCAGTCGGTCGACAAAGGGAAGCTACTTTACCAGCGGGGCGTTTGTGCTCATCAAGGATCGCATGCGCCGGCATACGACACGCCTGCTAAGTCGGGTGGAGGTGCGCTGTTCAACAAGGCTTGTCATCCGCTTGGACCTTGTTTGTATCTCAAGCAGGCTGAGGGCATTCTCCGTGATGGTCGACCGATCCGACCGCTGAAAGTCTCGGCCGTCGCTCTGCAAGTGCTGAAACACCAACCGGAATCTGCCGGAGAGCACTTCCGCGTCATGCAGAATGTGGATGACTTCGGACGAGTGACCGTCGTGTTTGACGACCAAACCGTGGCCGAGGTGATCGGGCATGATTTGAGTATCAGCGGCATCAAGAACGAAGTGTCGGTGATTGCAGATTTCGGTCAGTACGACATGCGGGTGAATCCAAACAACGAACACGAACTGTTCTTACCGCAGGCGGAAGCGGCTGGTGATTTGCTTCTGCGGGAGAAACTCCCAACGCCGCAGGGCACGAGTTTTCCTCGGCCACATCAGTTCGACGCTCATGGTTACGTCAGCGAGATGAACGACGCGGTCGATTGTGCCTTGGAAGCCGATCGGACTCCGCAATCTGGTCCGCTCTTGGCATGGGACACCATGGCCGTCCTGATGGCGGCTTACGAATCCAGCGAGAACCACGGTGCGTTTGTGGATGTCTCCGAGTTCACTGCAGGCCGTGAGTTCATGCCCGAAGAACTTCCCGACCCCCGGCGATTTGGTGCTGTCTTCCAACGGACACAGGGGTAA